In one window of Bizionia sp. M204 DNA:
- a CDS encoding DUF368 domain-containing protein, whose product MQSTRTFTDKIFLILKGLGMGAANKVPGVSGGVVAFVAGFYEEFIYSLQKINRKAFKLLINGRFKSFYQYINGRFLSLLFLGMIISYFSISKVLDYLIKHYELYVWSVFFGMIIGSIYYISKDFKDWNFKTYVALAIGIILGVSISFLDPAMENDNLWFVFFCGIISVSGMTLPGFSGSFILILLGNYVLLLVDSVNALFDTFAEVIQGDFSFIENAARIRMLKILTVFTLGSVVGLVTFSHVLSYILKHYKSITLATIIGFIVGSLGVVWPWKKTLFKLQTDGTALLDSSGKKIIENYERYFPEMNTETYLALVYIILGIAIVLALEFYGQKTQKQHA is encoded by the coding sequence ATGCAAAGCACACGAACCTTCACCGATAAAATTTTCTTAATCTTAAAAGGGTTGGGAATGGGAGCTGCTAATAAGGTCCCTGGAGTTTCTGGAGGTGTAGTTGCTTTTGTTGCTGGTTTTTATGAAGAGTTTATTTATTCCCTTCAAAAAATTAACCGAAAGGCTTTTAAACTATTAATTAACGGACGGTTTAAAAGTTTCTATCAATATATAAATGGGCGGTTTTTAAGCTTACTTTTTTTAGGAATGATTATCAGTTATTTTAGTATTTCTAAAGTACTGGATTACCTTATAAAACATTATGAACTCTATGTTTGGAGTGTGTTTTTCGGTATGATTATTGGCTCCATTTATTACATCAGTAAGGATTTTAAAGACTGGAATTTTAAAACCTATGTAGCACTTGCTATCGGAATTATTTTAGGTGTAAGCATCAGCTTTTTAGATCCAGCAATGGAAAATGATAATTTATGGTTTGTATTTTTCTGCGGCATTATTAGTGTATCAGGCATGACACTTCCAGGATTTTCTGGCTCCTTTATACTTATTTTATTAGGTAACTATGTGTTATTATTAGTGGATTCTGTAAATGCCTTGTTTGATACCTTTGCAGAAGTTATTCAAGGGGATTTCAGTTTTATAGAAAATGCCGCTCGTATTCGCATGCTTAAAATATTAACCGTATTTACCCTAGGTTCTGTAGTGGGTCTCGTTACCTTTTCGCATGTATTAAGTTACATCCTGAAACATTATAAAAGTATTACATTGGCAACAATTATTGGATTCATAGTCGGATCATTAGGCGTGGTTTGGCCTTGGAAAAAAACGCTCTTCAAATTACAGACAGATGGAACCGCTTTATTAGATTCTTCGGGAAAGAAAATTATTGAAAATTACGAACGCTATTTCCCGGAAATGAACACGGAAACCTATTTGGCTTTAGTTTATATAATTCTTGGAATTGCCATTGTCTTAGCCTTGGAATTTTACGGACAAAAAACACAGAAACAACATGCGTAA
- a CDS encoding DUF368 domain-containing protein, whose product MQRRLSDYLLITLKGMAMGAADAVPGVSGGTIAFISGIYEELITTISNVNLGLFKTLKTSGFSAFWKAFNGNFLVALLLGIIVSFVSFMRLAKYLIEYHPVLIWSFFFGLIIASIYFVGKQINKWHLPTVLALIIGTVLAFYITTLPSSASNESPYFLFIAGAIAICAMILPGISGSFILLILGAYKTLSDAFHDFDLQRIALFAGGALVGLLSFSHVLKWLFKNYHNITLALLTGFIFGSLNKVWPWKLTDLVMEKTSGLVTPLSDITTFGNLTIYQQQITDFDSFKVISETSILPNMYSIQNNGLDPQLVPAVILMITGFLTIFILERIGKKVK is encoded by the coding sequence ATGCAAAGACGTTTATCCGACTATTTACTAATTACGCTTAAAGGAATGGCTATGGGAGCAGCTGATGCAGTTCCTGGTGTTTCCGGTGGAACCATTGCCTTTATTTCTGGTATTTATGAAGAATTAATTACAACCATTAGTAATGTTAATTTAGGCCTGTTTAAAACGCTTAAAACGTCTGGCTTTTCTGCCTTTTGGAAAGCATTTAATGGTAATTTTCTAGTCGCATTATTACTCGGAATTATTGTCAGCTTTGTATCCTTCATGCGTTTGGCAAAATACCTGATAGAATATCACCCCGTTTTAATTTGGTCGTTTTTCTTCGGACTCATTATTGCAAGTATTTATTTTGTAGGAAAACAAATAAATAAGTGGCATTTACCCACCGTTTTAGCACTAATTATTGGAACCGTTTTAGCGTTTTACATTACAACATTACCATCTTCGGCAAGTAATGAATCGCCTTACTTTTTATTTATTGCAGGGGCTATTGCTATTTGCGCCATGATTTTACCAGGTATTTCCGGTTCGTTTATACTTCTAATATTAGGCGCTTATAAAACATTAAGTGATGCTTTTCACGATTTCGATTTACAGCGGATTGCCCTTTTTGCTGGTGGTGCTTTAGTTGGTTTATTAAGTTTTAGTCACGTATTAAAATGGTTGTTTAAAAATTATCACAACATCACGTTAGCCCTATTAACAGGTTTTATTTTTGGTTCTTTAAATAAGGTTTGGCCATGGAAATTAACCGATTTAGTTATGGAGAAAACATCTGGACTAGTAACGCCATTATCGGACATTACAACATTCGGGAATTTAACCATTTATCAGCAGCAGATAACCGACTTTGATTCGTTTAAAGTGATTTCGGAAACCAGTATTTTACCTAATATGTATTCCATTCAAAACAACGGATTGGATCCGCAATTAGTGCCAGCCGTTATCCTTATGATTACGGGATTCTTAACTATTTTTATTCTAGAACGCATCGGTAAAAAAGTCAAGTAA